A stretch of the Rosa rugosa chromosome 5, drRosRugo1.1, whole genome shotgun sequence genome encodes the following:
- the LOC133710648 gene encoding uncharacterized protein LOC133710648 codes for MEANRTPKRPLGIRTRSQSEIQLHRTRSGRVINSYLTSSESDRKRPRPMDSSDGNVLLNSLIKDLRVKRVFSQTYKPPENLINDAKSGAVFSLAEPDGNSKEAKSDRVESCANRFDCSAPDMDESKSKEPENLGLGFLAESPNSADKIAGGSGSDPESSQTSPPEAKANGVELKIDNVTKMVLKTRKRVFKAPSSFSYRRMLPYLKDITKDNSCMLDFCELPNRGKGLEGKSFRSKLVSDNQETSVHQFTKQNFSTECHDIDCSTRLETVQVSSHVLSSGNDFSSESPEYVPKSPPIVVVDQCLPKPPVDGQNEKIDLGVSCEVQKLNVSEPFRSSAMEDSQINTDGVMVMCTDDNTPVENVDTAVKDDIVSSSEDQNVKDINPQSSSIMDDRYSSKDNEVVQHKENSNQAQNEGIRKTDMGYPCKVRHPNHINEQRVGDAEEALNQICDLNEESIQMTPPDAEILDKLQVEVKGIGRAGYLHQSTDQGLGKTSSGINHIDASWVDLGHECSPKRKPVLNPCSRLKLFKSPGSVSYRRLLPFLMNMEKRTSVSSHFESTVKDLEQRQPPTPPQLGPLMDKSNVVLFHTEPGTTTPQLTNANGSSNVDGPNLTSPKCVTGSQMSCNVQKEMHGQHSVSGKQSKLDISPDIVVSLGQEAELPVPILGPNKTESPSEKDGARISYPELPVTRVLSLGTVKDCISSKAALTDGGKPVEANNLGYNSSEIDATVSSVTQADAVRKGILKRNPRGCRGLCTCLNCASFRLHAERAFEFSQNQMQDAEEVALDLMAELSKLRKLLEKSAATANDDVVTLNEVKSACRKASEAEVLARNRLGEMNYDLNIHCRITCLHEPRVRFANHSEEKVIPKAKCSSD; via the exons ATGGAAGCAAATCGAACTCCCAAGCGACCTCTGGGCATCCGCACCCGCAGCCAATCTGAGATCCAGCTCCACCGCACCCGCTCGGGTCGGGTCATCAACAGCTACCTCACTAGCTCCGAGTCGGACCGGAAAAGACCCAGACCAATGGATTCTTCCGACGGCAACGTCCTCCTCAACTCTCTGATTAAGGACCTCCGCGTCAAACGGGTCTTTTCCCAAACCTACAAGCCGCCCGAGAATCTAATCAACGACGCCAAATCCGGCGCCGTATTCTCTCTGGCTGAACCGGACGGTAATTCAAAGGAGGCGAAGAGTGATCGGGTCGAGAGTTGTGCAAATCGGTTTGATTGCTCAGCTCCAGATATGGATGAGTCCAAGAGTAAAGAGCCTGAAAATTTGGGATTAGGGTTTCTGGCTGAATCCCCAAATTCTGCAGATAAGATTGCCGGTGGTTCCGGTTCCGATCCGGAATCTTCTCAGACCTCACCACCTGAGGCGAAGGCAAACGGAGTTGAGCTCAAAATCGATAATGTAACCAAAATG GTCCTTAAGACTCGAAAGAGAGTGTTTAAAGCGCCCAGCTCGTTTAGTTATAGAAGAATGCTTCCTTATCTGAAGGATATCACCAAAGACAACTCTT GCATGCTAGATTTCTGTGAATTGCCAAATCGTGGTAAAGGTTTGGAAGGAAAATCTTTCCGGAGTAAGCTTGTTTCTGATAATCAAGAAACTTCTGTACATCAATTTACTAAACAAAATTTCTCTACAGAGTGTCATGACATTGATTGTTCTACTCGGCTGGAAACTGTACAAGTTTCTTCCCATGTTTTATCTAGTGGTAATGACTTCAGTTCAGAATCTCCTGAATATGTTCCTAAATCACCGCCTATAGTAGTGGTTGATCAGTGTCTGCCAAAGCCACCTGTTGATGGACAGAATGAGAAAATTGATTTGGGAGTATCTTGTGAAGTTCAGAAGTTAAATGTCTCAGAACCTTTTCGCTCTTCAGCTATGGAGGATTCTCAAATTAACACGGATGGTGTAATGGTCATGTGTACCGATGATAATACACCAGTGGAAAATGTGGATACTGCTGTTAAGGATGATATTGTGTCCTCTTCCGAAGATCAAAATGTGAAAGACATAAATCCCCAGTCATCTTCAATCATGGATGACAGATATTCATCTAAGGACAATGAAGTGGTTCAGCACAAGGAAAACTCAAACCAGGCTCAGAATGAAGGGATTAGAAAAACTGATATGGGGTATCCTTGTAAAGTCCGACATCCAAATCATATAAATGAGCAGAGAGTTGGTGATGCTGAAGAGGCTTTGAATCAGATATGTGACTTGAATGAAGAATCTATCCAGATGACACCTCCAGATGCTGAGATCCTTGATAAATTACAGGTGGAAGTAAAAGGAATTGGTAGAGCTGGATATCTTCATCAGAGTACAGATCAAGGTCTTGGGAAGACAAGCAGTGGAATTAATCATATAGATGCTTCATGGGTTGATCTTGGACATGAATGTAGTCCTAAGAGAAAACCG GTTTTAAATCCATGTTCAAGGCTGAAGTTATTTAAAAGTCCGGGGTCAGTCAGCTATAGAAGATTGCTTCCATTTCTTATGAATATGGAAAAAA GGACTTCAGTATCCAGTCATTTTGAAAGTACTGTTAAGGATCTGGAACAAAGGCAACCACCGACTCCCCCTCAGCTAGGACCTCTGATGGATAAATCAAATGTTGTTTTGTTTCATACAGAGCCTGGCACAACAACACCTCAATTGACAAATGCTAATGGTTCATCTAATGTTGATGGACCAAATTTAACATCTCCTAAATGTGTCACTGGATCTCAAATGTCATGTAATGTACAAAAGGAAATGCATGGTCAACATTCTGTGTCAGGTAAACAGAGTAAACTGGACATTTCCCCTGACATTGTTGTGAGTTTGGGACAGGAAGCTGAACTACCAGTCCCTATATTGGGCCCTAATAAGACTGAATCTCCTTCTGAAAAAGATGGTGCAAGAATATCCTATCCAGAATTACCAGTCACAAGGGTGTTATCTCTTGGCACTGTCAAGGACTGCATCAGCTCAAAAGCAGCCTTAACTGATGGTGGGAAGCCAGTGGAAGCCAATAACTTGGGTTATAACTCATCTGAAATTGATGCCACAGTTTCTTCAGTTACTCAGGCGGATGCAGTCAGAAAAGGGATCCTTAAAAGAAATCCACGAGGATGCAGAGGACTCTGCACTTGTTTGAATTGTGCCTCGTTTCGACTCCATGCAGAGAGAGCATTTGAGTTCTCGCAAAATCAGATGCAAGATGCTGAAGAAGTAGCTTTGGATTTGATGGCGGAATTATCAAAATTGCGTAAATTATTAGAAAAGTCAGCTGCTACTGCAAATGATGATGTCGTCACTTTAAATGAG GTGAAAAGTGCTTGCAGGAAAGCATCTGAAGCAGAAGTCCTTGCAAGAAACCGTCTTGGGGAAATGAATTATGATCTCAACATTCACTGCAGAATCACA TGCTTGCATGAACCAAGGGTCAGGTTTGCAAATCACAGTGAAGAAAAAGTCATTCCAAAAGCAAAGTGTTCAAGTGATTAG